In a genomic window of Glycine max cultivar Williams 82 chromosome 13, Glycine_max_v4.0, whole genome shotgun sequence:
- the LOC100780470 gene encoding uncharacterized protein translates to MSSSEGAFELGSEFSEANNVLLMSLMEETQEEEYYGDERLVSMIQSLEAEITDTEIGQMYEMGHVDGQDCSTSVSDPNHWVDMELISSLPFDEMNAWIPSGYEMMEHAAMEYEAGTGIDDLQLCYGAFLDQQYRENHYLALGPSDAVF, encoded by the coding sequence ATGTCTTCCTCAGAGGGTGCCTTTGAATTGGGAAGTGAGTTCTCAGAAGCCAACAATGTTCTTCTCATGTCTCTAATGGAAGAAACACAAGAAGAAGAGTACTATGGCGATGAGAGACTTGTGAGCATGATTCAGTCATTGGAGGCAGAGATCACTGACACTGAAATAGGTCAAATGTATGAGATGGGACACGTGGATGGTCAAGACTGCTCCACGTCAGTCAGTGACCCTAATCATTGGGTTGACATGGAATTGATCTCTTCCTTGCCCTTTGATGAGATGAATGCATGGATCCCTTCTGGATATGAAATGATGGAGCATGCAGCAATGGAATATGAAGCTGGAACTGGCATTGATGATCTTCAATTGTGTTATGGAGCTTTCTTGGATCAACAATATAGAGAGAATCATTATTTGGCACTAGGGCCAAGTGATGCAGTATTCTGA
- the LOC100781013 gene encoding pentatricopeptide repeat-containing protein At1g53600, mitochondrial: MKQHSRTLHKRITKLNLFQSKLNQSHNNDSINSGGKGSKFLIQCNTQIAENGRNGNVKEAESIFHKMPIKNTASWTAMLTAFAQNGQIQNARRLFDEMPQRTTVSNNAMISAYIRNGCNVGKAYELFSVLAERNLVSYAAMIMGFVKAGKFHMAEKLYRETPYEFRDPACSNALINGYLKMGEVNEALRIFENMGERDVVSWSAMVDGLCRDGRVAAARDLFDRMPDRNVVSWSAMIDGYMGEGFFQEGFCLFMDMKREGLVEVNSTTMTIMFKACGNCGRMSEGMQIHGLVSRLGFEFDNVLSNSVITMYSMLGCTDMADKVFCTVSDKDIVTWNSLISGYIHNNEVEAAYRVFGRMPVKDVISWTAMIAGFSKSGRVENAIELFNMLPAKDDFVWTAIISGFVNNNEYEEALHWYARMIWEGCKPNPLTISSVLAASAALVALNEGLQIHTCILKMNLEYNLSIQNSLISFYSKSGNVVDAYRIFLDVIEPNVISYNSIISGFAQNGFGDEALGIYKKMQSEGHEPNHVTFLAVLSACTHAGLVDEGWNIFNTMKSHYGIEPEADHYACMVDILGRAGLLDEAIDLIRSMPFKPHSGVWGAILGASKTHLRLDLAKLAAQRITDLEPKNATPYVVLSNMYSAAGKKIDGDLVKMAKNLKGIKKSPGCSWITMKNKVHLFLAGDQSHGSIEEIKTTILTMDREMQWLYHCGC, encoded by the coding sequence ATGAAGCAGCACTCCAGAACCTTACACAAACGTATCACTAAGTTGAACCTCTTCCAATCCAAGCTTAATCAGAGCCATAATAATGACTCCATAAACAGTGGTGGTAAAGGCAGCAAGTTTTTGATTCAATGCAACACTCAGATAGCAGAGAATGGACGAAACGGCAACGTCAAAGAGGCAGAATCCATATTCCACAAGATGCCCATAAAGAACACTGCCTCTTGGACTGCCATGCTCACTGCCTTTGCGCAAAATGGCCAAATACAAAATGCCCGCAGATTGTTCGATGAAATGCCTCAACGAACCACTGTCTCAAATAACGCCATGATCTCTGCTTATATCCGCAATGGTTGCAATGTAGGCAAAGCTTATGAGCTTTTTTCAGTGTTGGCTGAACGCAACTTGGTGTCATATGCTGCCATGATCATGGGTTTTGTTAAGGCAGGGAAGTTCCACATGGCTGAGAAACTGTACCGTGAGACCCCATATGAGTTCCGGGACCCTGCTTGCTCAAATGCATTGATAAATGGGTATTTGAAGATGGGTGAAGTAAATGAGGCGTTGCGGATTTTTGAGAACATGGGAGAGAGGGATGTGGTTTCTTGGAGTGCCATGGTTGATGGTTTGTGCAGGGATGGGAGGGTTGCTGCTGCTAGGGACCTGTTTGACAGGATGCCTGACAGAAATGTGGTTTCTTGGAGTGCCATGATAGATGGGTATATGGGGGAAGGTTTCTTTCAAGAGgggttttgtttgtttatgGATATGAAGAGGGAAGGTCTGGTTGAAGTTAATTCCACTACAATGACTATAATGTTTAAAGCATGTGGAAATTGTGGCAGGATGTCAGAGGGCATGCAGATACATGGGTTGGTTTCACGCTTGGGATTTGAATTTGACAATGTTCTGAGTAATTCTGTTATTACTATGTATAGTATGCTTGGTTGCACAGACATGGCAGATAAAGTATTTTGTACTGTGAGTGACAAGGACATAGTTACATGGAATTCTTTAATTTCCGGATATATTCATAACAATGAAGTGGAAGCTGCTTATAGGGTGTTTGGGAGGATGCCTGTGAAAGATGTGATTTCTTGGACGGCCATGATTGCGGGGTTCAGTAAGAGTGGAAGAGTTGAAAATGCTATAGAACTTTTTAATATGTTACCAGCAAAGGATGATTTTGTTTGGACAGCTATTATATCAGGGTTTGTGAATAATAATGAGTATGAGGAAGCTTTGCATTGGTATGCTCGGATGATTTGGGAAGGATGCAAGCCTAATCCGTTAACTATTAGCAGTGTTCTAGCAGCTTCAGCTGCTTTGGTGGCGCTGAATGAAGGGCTTCAAATTCATACTTGTATTCTGAAAATGAACCTAGAGTATAATTTGTCTATACAGAACTCTCTTATATCATTCTACTCTAAGTCTGGGAATGTAGTTGATGCCTACAGGATTTTCTTAGATGTCATTGAACCAAATGTTATCTCTTATAACTCAATCATCAGTGGGTTTGCACAAAATGGCTTTGGTGACGAGGCTCTCGGTATCTATAAAAAGATGCAGAGTGAAGGCCATGAACCCAACCATGTTACTTTCCTTGCTGTTCTCTCTGCCTGTACTCATGCAGGACTAGTTGATGAGGGGTGGAACATATTTAACACCATGAAATCACATTATGGAATTGAGCCAGAAGCTGATCATTACGCTTGCATGGTTGATATCCTTGGTCGTGCTGGTTTGCTAGATGAAGCTATTGATTTAATCCGTTCAATGCCATTTAAGCCCCATTCTGGAGTTTGGGGGGCTATTCTTGGTGCAAGCAAGACTCACCTACGTCTCGACCTTGCTAAGCTTGCAGCTCAACGCATTACTGACCTGGAGCCTAAAAATGCAACTCCTTATGTGGTATTATCTAACATGTATTCTGCTGCTGGGAAAAAGATTGATGGTGACTTAGTAAAAATGGCCAAGaatttaaaaggaataaaaaaaagtccGGGTTGTAGTTGGATTACAATGAAAAATAAGGTTCATCTGTTTCTTGCAGGGGATCAATCACATGGTAGTATTGAAGAGATAAAAACCACAATACTGACAATGGATAGGGAGATGCAGTGGTTGTATCATTGTGGGTGCTGA
- the LOC100781555 gene encoding probable disease resistance protein At4g27220, which produces MDTIVSVASPIVESQFGYLMSYKENLQRLENMAQRLEDTKVSMQHRVDEAEGNEEKIEDIVQNWLKEASDTVAEAKKLIDTEGHAEAGCCMGLIPNVWTRCQLSKGFREMTQKISEVIGNGKFDRISYRVPAEVTRTPSDRGYEALDSRTSVLNEIKEALKDPKMYMIGVHGMGGVGKTTLVNELEWQVKKDGSFGAVVIATITSSPNVKEIQNKIADALNKKLKKETEKERAGELCQRIREKKNVLIILDDIWSELDLTEVGIPFGDEHSGYKLVMTSRDLNVLIKMGTQIEFDLRALQEEDSWNLFQKMAGDVVKEINIKPIAENVAKCCAGLPLLIVTVPKGLRKKDATAWKDALIQLESFDHKELQNKVHPSLELSYNFLENEELKSLFLFIGSFGINEIDTEELFSYCWGLGFYGHLRTLTKARNRYYKLINDLRASSLLLEDPECIRMHDVVCDVAKSIASRFLPTYVVPRYRIIKDWPKVDQLQKCHYIIIPWSYIYELPEKLECPELKLLVLENRHGKLKVPDNFFYGIREVRTLSLYGMSFNPFLPPLYHLINLRTLNLCGCELGDIRMVAKLTNLEILQLGSSSIEELPKEIGHLTHLRLLNLATCSKLRVIPANLISSLTCLEELYMGSCPIEWEVEGRKSESNNASLGELWNLNQLTTLEISNQDTSVLLKDLEFLEKLERYYISVGYMWVRLRSGGDHETSRILKLTDSLWTNISLTTVEDLSFANLKDVKDVYQLNDGFPLLKHLHIQESDELLHIINSTEMSTPYSAFPNLETLVLFNLSNMKEICYGPVPAHSFEKLQVITVVDCDEMKNLLLYSLLKNLSQLREMQITRCKNMKEIIAVENQEDEKEVSEIVFCELHSVKLRQLPMLLSFCLPLTVEKDNQPIPLQALFNKKVVMPKLETLELRYINTCKIWDDILPVDSCIQNLTSLSVYSCHRLTSLFSSSVTRALVRLERLVIVNCSMLKDIFVQEEEEVGLPNLEELVIKSMCDLKSIWPNQLAPNSFSKLKRIIFEDCEGFDYVFPISVAKKLRQLQSLDMKRCVIKNIVEESDSSDMTNIYLAQLSVDSCDNMNTIVQPSVLFQNLDELVVSDCHGVVNIITPSRAESLPKLRILSIGSCNKLEEIYGSKNENDAPLREIYFMKLEGLLLVGLPRLTSFCRGNYNFYFQSLRMVQLNACSMMETFCHGKLTTPRLKKVLYEWGSKELWDDDLNTTTRTIFTKSFHNTEQDWNSSSELWRN; this is translated from the exons ATGGATACTATTGTCTCAGTTGCTTCTCCAATTGTTGAAAGCCAATTTGGTTACCTAATGTCCTACAAAGAGAACCTTCAAAGGCTTGAAAACATGGCTCAAAGGCTGGAGGATACTAAAGTAAGTATGCAACACCGTGTTGATGAGGCTGAAGGGAATGAAGAAAAGATTGAAGATATTGTACAGAACTGGCTGAAGGAAGCAAGTGACACTGTTGCTGAGGCAAAGAAACTTATTGACACTGAAGGGCATGCAGAAGCAGGATGTTGTATGGGACTAATTCCCAATGTGTGGACAAGATGCCAGCTGAGCAAGGGATTTAGAGAAATGACACAAAAGATTTCAGAAGTCATAGGAAATGGAAAATTTGATAGAATTTCTTACCGTGTTCCTGCTGAAGTCACGCGTACGCCATCTGATAGAGGTTACGAAGCACTGGACTCCAGAACATCAGTGCTGAATGAGATTAAGGAAGCATTGAAGGATCCTAAAATGTACATGATTGGGGTGCATGGGATGGGTGGCGTGGGTAAAACTACACTTGTGAATGAGTTAGAGTGGCAAGTAAAGAAAGATGGCTCATTTGGTGCTGTGGTTATTGCCACTATAACCTCTTCTCCAAATGTGaaagaaattcaaaacaaaattgcTGATGCgttgaataaaaaattgaaaaaagagacCGAGAAAGAAAGAGCAGGAGAATTGTGCCAAAGaataagagagaagaaaaatgttCTAATTATTCTAGATGACATTTGGAGTGAACTTGATTTGACAGAAGTGGGAATTCCTTTTGGTGATGAACACAGTGGCTACAAATTAGTGATGACTTCTAGAGATCTTAATGTGCTGATAAAGATGGGAACTCAAATAGAATTTGATCTCAGAGCTTTACAGGAGGAGGATAGTTGGAATTTGTTCCAGAAAATGGCAGGTGATGTTgtcaaagaaatcaatataaaacCAATTGCAGAAAATGTGGCCAAATGTTGTGCTGGTTTACCCCTTTTGATAGTTACTGTGCCTAAGGGTTTGAGAAAAAAGGATGCCACTGCTTGGAAGGATGCCCTAATTCAACTAGAGAGTTTTGATCATAAAGAGTTGCAAAATAAAGTCCATCCTAGTCTGGAGttgagttataattttttagagaaCGAGGAACTGAAGTCACTATTCTTATTCATTGGTTCATTTGGCATAAATGAGATCGACACAGAAGAGTTGTTTTCATATTGTTGGGGGTTGGGCTTTTACGGTCACCTGCGCACATTGACAAAGGCAAGAAACAGGTATTACAAGTTAATAAATGACCTTAGGGCCTCTTCATTGTTGCTTGAAGACCCTGAATGCATTCGAATGCATGATGTTGTGTGTGACGTGGCTAAATCAATTGCATCTAGGTTTCTTCCGACTTATGTGGTTCCAAGGTACAGAATAATAAAAGATTGGCCCAAGGTAGATCAACTTCAAAAGTGTCACTATATTATCATTCCTTGGTCTTATATTTATGAACTTCCCGAGAAGTTGGAGTGTCCAGAGTTGAAGCTACTTGTACTTGAAAATAGACATGGTAAATTGAAAGTCCCTGACAACTTTTTCTATGGGATAAGagaagtgaggactttgagtttATATGGAATGTCATTCAACCCTTTCCTACCTCCTCTCTATCACTTGATAAACCTTCGCACATTGAATCTTTGTGGATGTGAATTAGGAGACATAAGGATGGTTGCAAAACTCACAAATTTAGAAATTCTCCAGTTGGGAAGTTCTAGTATTGAAGAGCTCCCTAAAGAAATAGGACATCTAACTCATCTCCGGTTGCTAAATTTAGCAACATGCTCTAAACTAAGAGTCATTCCTGCAAATCTTATATCAAGTTTGACGTGCTTAGAAGAATTGTACATGGGGAGTTGCCCTATCGAATGGGaggttgaaggaagaaaaagtgaAAGCAACAATGCAAGTTTAGGTGAGTTATGGAATTTGAATCAGTTGACAACTTTAGAGATATCAAACCAAGATACTTCTGTTTTGCTAAAGGACTTGGAGTTCCTTGAAAAGCTCGAACGATACTACATATCAGTTGGTTATATGTGGGTAAGGCTACGGTCGGGTGGTGATCATGAAACTTCAAGAATACTTAAGCTCACAGACTCTTTGTGGACAAACATATCATTGACTACAGTTGAGGACTTGTCCTTTGCTAATTTAAAGGATGTTAAGGATGTGTATCAATTGAATGATGGTTTTCCACTATTAAAACATCTGCATATCCAAGAAAGTGATGAATTGTTGCACATCATTAACTCAACAGAGATGTCGACTCCCTATTCTGCATTTCCTAATTTGGAGACTCTGGTTCTTTTCAATCTATCTAATATGAAAGAAATATGCTATGGTCCAGTTCCAGCACattcttttgaaaaacttcAAGTTATTACGGTTGTAGATTGTGATGAGATGAAGAATCTACTTTTGTATTCTCTCTTAAAGAACCTTTCTCAACTTCGTGAGATGCAAATTACTCGATGCAAAAATATGAAAGAGATCATAGCAGTGGAAAATCAAGAGGATGAGAAAGAAGTTTCCGAGATTGTTTTCTGTGAATTGCATTCTGTCAAATTAAGACAATTACCTATGCTCCTGAGTTTCTGTTTGCCATTAACAGTCGAGAAAGACAATCAACCCATTCCTCTGCAGGCACTGTTTAATAAAAAG GTTGTGATGCCTAAACTTGAAACATTAGAGTTGCGCTACATCAATACATGTAAAATATGGGATGATATACTTCCAGTCGATTCCTGCATTCAAAACTTGACCAGCTTGTCAGTTTACAGCTGTCATAGATTAACAAGTTTGTTCTCATCCTCTGTGACTAGAGCACTGGTCAGACTAGAAAGACTAGTGATTGTTAATTGCTCTATGCTGAAGGACATATTTgtccaagaagaagaagag GTTGGACTTCCAAACTTGGAGGAGTTGGTTATCAAGAGTATGTGTGATTTGAAGTCAATATGGCCTAATCAACTGGCTCCAAATTCCTTTTCCAAGCTGAAAAGAATTATCTTTGAGGACTGTGAAGGCTTTGATTATGTCTTTCCAATCTCTGTGGCTAAGAAGCTTCGGCAGCTCCAATCTCTTGATATGAAGCGCTGTGTCATAAAGAATATTGTTGAAGAAAGTGATAGTTCTGATATGACGAATATTTACCTTGCACAGTTATCAGTAGATAGCTGTGATAATATGAATACCATAGTCCAGCCCTCCGTGCTATTTCAGAATTTAGATGAATTGGTGGTAAGTGATTGTCATGGAGTGGTAAATATTATAACGCCATCAAGGGCCGAAAGTTTACCAAAACTCCGCATTTTAAGCATAGGTAGTTGTAATAAGCTAGAGGAAATTTATGGAAGCAAGAATGAGAATGATGCACCATTacgtgaaatttattttatgaaattggaGGGATTATTATTGGTAGGGTTACCGAGGCTCACAAGCTTTTGCCGGGGAAATTACAACTTCTACTTTCAATCACTACGAATGGTACAGTTGAATGCCTGTTCCATGATGGAGACTTTCTGTCATGGAAAATTAACCACACCAAGGCTCAAGAAGGTGCTATATGAATGGGGATCAAAAGAACTTTGGGATGACGACCTTAATACTACCACTAGAACAATTTTCACTAAAAG TTTCCACAATACAGAACAAGATTGGAATTCATCATCAGAACTCTGGAG gaATTAA